In one window of Candidatus Methylomirabilota bacterium DNA:
- a CDS encoding ABC transporter ATP-binding protein, translated as MSRILLRNLVKTFGGVTAVAGVNLDVRDGEFLVFVGPSGCGKTTTLNMISGLETPTTGEVIIGDRVVNDVEPGERDLGMVFQDLALFPHMTVFENIAFGLRVKRTPEAEVRRRVGDAAAAMHITALLGKKPAQCSGGEAQRVALARTIVTKPSVFLMDEPLSSLDAKLRVEMRTELKRLHGSLGTTFVYVTHDQAEAMTMADRIVVMDRGLVQQVGPPLTVYGDPANRFVAGFFGVPAMNFIDGAVAEHGENVRFQAPGGSLDLGRRNGARAGAVTLGVRPEHVRLAPDGEGWPAAVNLIEPMGDETLVFLDYGGPAPIVAKVDAEERVVVGDRRRFVFRPDKLVFFDTATGERILR; from the coding sequence GTGAGTCGCATCCTGCTCCGGAACCTGGTCAAGACCTTCGGCGGCGTCACCGCCGTCGCCGGCGTGAACCTGGACGTGCGCGACGGCGAGTTCCTGGTGTTCGTCGGGCCCTCGGGCTGCGGCAAGACCACGACCCTCAACATGATCTCGGGCCTGGAGACGCCGACCACCGGCGAGGTCATCATCGGCGATCGCGTGGTCAACGACGTGGAGCCTGGCGAGCGGGACCTGGGCATGGTGTTCCAGGACCTGGCGCTCTTCCCCCACATGACGGTGTTCGAGAACATCGCCTTCGGCCTGCGCGTCAAGCGTACGCCGGAAGCCGAGGTCCGCCGGCGGGTCGGGGACGCCGCCGCCGCCATGCACATCACCGCGCTGCTCGGCAAGAAGCCGGCCCAGTGCTCGGGAGGCGAGGCCCAGCGGGTGGCGCTGGCCCGCACGATCGTGACCAAGCCCTCCGTGTTCCTCATGGACGAGCCGCTGTCCAGCCTCGACGCGAAGCTGCGCGTGGAGATGCGCACCGAGCTCAAGCGCCTGCACGGCTCGCTGGGCACGACGTTCGTCTACGTGACCCACGATCAGGCCGAGGCGATGACCATGGCCGATCGCATCGTGGTCATGGACCGCGGCCTGGTGCAGCAGGTGGGGCCGCCGCTGACGGTCTACGGCGACCCCGCGAACCGGTTCGTGGCCGGCTTCTTCGGCGTGCCGGCCATGAACTTCATCGACGGCGCCGTGGCCGAGCACGGCGAGAACGTACGCTTCCAGGCCCCCGGCGGGAGCCTGGATCTCGGCCGCCGCAACGGCGCCCGCGCCGGCGCCGTCACGCTGGGCGTTCGGCCCGAGCACGTGCGGCTCGCCCCGGACGGCGAGGGCTGGCCGGCGGCGGTCAACCTCATCGAGCCGATGGGCGACGAGACCCTCGTCTTCCTGGACTACGGCGGCCCGGCCCCGATCGTGGCCAAGGTGGACGCCGAGGAGCGGGTGGTCGTGGGCGACCGCCGGCGCTTCGTCTTCCGTCCCGACAAGCTGGTCTTCTTCGACACCGCCACCGGGGAGCGAATCCTTCGATGA
- a CDS encoding carbohydrate ABC transporter permease codes for MSVTAAPGAVRRPPGRGRRRLFPCVRHGLLLAWSAFVLFPIFWMVSTSFKESWEWVAWPPHWLPYEPTLYSYRQIFAFSEMGRDLARSASDQVFAIWGAMADSFIVCTASSLVSLLLGTFLAYSVSRFSVGGRNFRYLILTIRMVPPIVIAIPILIYYAIMIPHTTTLLFGTRLTLIDTYLGLGLLYTATTLPFVIWMMLSFIDEVPYTLEHAARLMGAGRLTTIRRVVLPLVASGMVVTFLFIFILNWSEFLLALTLTHPRVTTLPVLLNKFQSAVEGRLYGPQAAIGTVITVPVVVLGILIQKHLVKGFSFGMIRR; via the coding sequence GTGAGCGTGACCGCCGCCCCCGGGGCGGTGCGCCGGCCGCCCGGCCGCGGACGGCGCCGGCTGTTCCCCTGCGTCCGCCACGGGCTCCTGCTCGCCTGGTCGGCCTTCGTGCTGTTCCCCATCTTCTGGATGGTGTCCACGTCCTTCAAGGAGTCGTGGGAGTGGGTGGCGTGGCCGCCCCACTGGCTGCCCTACGAGCCGACCCTGTACAGCTACCGGCAGATCTTCGCCTTCAGCGAGATGGGCCGGGACCTGGCCCGCTCGGCCTCCGACCAGGTCTTCGCCATCTGGGGCGCCATGGCCGACTCGTTCATCGTGTGCACGGCCAGCTCGCTCGTCTCGCTCCTGCTGGGAACCTTCCTGGCCTACTCGGTGTCGCGCTTCAGCGTGGGCGGGAGGAACTTCCGCTACCTGATCCTCACCATCCGCATGGTGCCGCCCATCGTGATCGCCATTCCCATCCTGATCTACTACGCCATCATGATCCCCCACACGACGACCCTGCTCTTCGGCACTCGCCTGACCCTCATCGACACCTACCTGGGGCTCGGTCTCCTCTACACGGCCACGACGTTGCCCTTCGTGATCTGGATGATGCTGAGCTTCATCGACGAGGTCCCCTACACGCTGGAGCATGCCGCCCGCTTGATGGGCGCCGGACGCCTCACCACGATCCGCCGCGTGGTGCTGCCGCTGGTGGCCTCGGGCATGGTGGTGACGTTCCTCTTCATCTTCATCCTCAACTGGAGCGAGTTCTTGCTGGCCCTCACGCTGACCCACCCGAGGGTCACCACGCTGCCGGTGCTGCTCAACAAGTTCCAGAGCGCCGTGGAGGGCCGGCTCTACGGTCCCCAGGCCGCCATCGGCACGGTCATCACCGTGCCCGTCGTCGTGCTGGGCATCCTGATCCAGAAGCACCTGGTCAAGGGGTTCAGCTTCGGGATGATCCGCCGGTGA